The Opisthocomus hoazin isolate bOpiHoa1 chromosome 30, bOpiHoa1.hap1, whole genome shotgun sequence genome has a window encoding:
- the ADAM15 gene encoding disintegrin and metalloproteinase domain-containing protein 15 isoform X6, translated as MAGRALLLAAGLLLAAGTGTPGTPGTPGTPGTPGTPGTPGTPGTGDSGRQRRAESGRSWRVTPRVLRDGRTLSLAEATQGGFPARLRVLLELEGTRLVLELEQNWDLVLGAGTLLYYLPDGTRVAREAREKEHCCYRGTARGFPGSWAGLCACAGLSGHLRLSGTRSYGLEPAAGSPPGRHVAYRLRRVRLAPRACGLDPPEPPRAEAEGTEPPGPQRGKRAAAEQPAAQRFVELVMVVDHAAFQNYRDLQRVRTRTLEIANQVDAFFQPLGVRVALVAVEVWSEGDRFAVGGSGRAALERFLRWRREELLPRLPHDNAQLLTGARFGDVAVGMAAQASMCSPARSGGVSMDHSVSVLVVASTVAHQLGHNLGMRHDAAGRFCRCDDLRHDRGCIMAAPTGLTPGLSFSNCSRQDLERSLRRGRSRCLADVPEPRRLAGGPTCGNRFVEPGEGCDCGLGVECADPCCNSSSCQLVPGAECAAGDACCHDCRLRRAGHPCREPVGECDLPEFCDGVSPRCPPDAFLQDGQPCGGGRAACYGGACASYEGQCQQLLGPGAGPVSSSCMAALNARGDERGHCGQLPNGSYVACAQRDAGCGMLQCQRGGAEGSCPGTLPPGDEDVSDAAMVLPGTGCGAGKVCLQRRCQNVSALGDQQCRSKCHGRGVCNNRGHCHCEPGWAPPTCETPGAGGSQDSGPAATERGGSGLLTALVLSALLALALGLCGARRAGLHKHLCQLGKGTSCQYSAETRVRFLGPEAAAGRSGISQLEPRPGPPARPRPPQRGQATELGAMPSTKPPGPAKPPPPQRPLPSDPPGPSLPCSETPPRHPYVTVVPARPAPPPPAGAQPEA; from the exons ggggggttccctgcccggctgcgggtgctgctggagctggaggggacgcggctggtgctggagctggagcagaacTG GGACCTGGTGCTGGGCGCCGGGACGCTGCTCTACTACCTGCCCGACGGCACGCGGGTGGCACGGGAGGCCCGTGAGAAG GAGCACTGCTGCTACCGGGGGACGGCACGCGGCTTCCCCGGCTCCTGGGCCGGCCTCTGCGCCTGCGCCGGACTCAG CGGCCACCTCCGGCTGTCGGGGACCCGGAGCTACGGGCTGGAgccggccgccggcagccccccgggacgGCACGTCGCGTACCGGCTGCGGCGCGTCCGGCTGGCGCCGCGCGCCTGCGGGCTGGACCCCCCGGAGCCGCCCCGGGCCGAGGCGGAGGGGACGGAGCCCCCCGGGCCGCAGAGG ggcaagcgggcggcggcggagcagcCGGCGGCGCAGCGCTTCGTGGAGCTGGTGATGGTGGTGGACCACGCCGCG tTCCAGAATTACCGCGACCTGCAGCGCGTCCGCACCCGCACCCTGGAAATCGCCAACCAGGTGGACGCG ttcttccAGCCGCTGGGCGTGCGGGTGGCCTTGGTGGCGGTGGAGGTGTGGAGCGAGGGCGACCGGTTCGCGGTgggcggcagcggccgggccGCGCTGGAGCGGTTCCTGCGCTGGCGCCGGGAGGagctgctgccccggctgccCCACGACAACGCCCAGCTCCTGAC GGGCGCCCGCTTCGGCGACGTCGCGGTGGGGATGGCGGCTCAAGCCTCCATGTGTTCCCCGGCGCGCTCCGGCGGGGTCAGCATG GACCACTCCGTCAGCGTCCTCGTCGTCGCCTCCACCGTCGCCCATCAGCTGGGCCACAACCTGGGCATGCGCCACGATGCCGCCGGGCGCTTCTGCCGCTGCGACGACCTCCGGCACGACCGCGGCTGCATCATGGCGGCACCCACGGG GCTGACGCCCGGTTTGAGCTTCAGCAACTGCAGCCGGCAGGACCTGGAGCGCAGCCTGCGGCGCGGCCGGAGCCGCTGCCTCGCCGACGTCCCCGAGCCGCGGCGCCTGGCCGGCGGCCCCACCTGTGGGAACCGCTTCGTGGAGCCCGGCGAGGGCTGCGACTGCGGCCTCGGCGTG GAGTGCGCCGATCCCtgctgcaacagcagcagctgccagctcgTCCCCGGGGCCGAGTGCGCGGCGGGGGACGCCTGCTGCCACGACTGCCGG CTGCGCCGCGCCGGAcacccgtgccgggagcccgtgGGCGAGTGCGACCTGCCCGAGTTCTGCGACGGCGTctcgccgcgctgcccgcccgacGCCTTCCTGCAGGACGGGCAGCcctgcggcggcgggcgggcggcctgcTACGGCGGAGCCTGCGCCAGCTACGAGGGGCaatgccagcagctgctggggccag GCGCCGGCCCCGTCTCCAGCTCCTGCATGGCCGCCCTGAACGCGCGAGGGGACGAACGCGGGCACTGCGGGCAGCTCCCCAACGGCTCCTACGTCGCCTGCGCCCAGCG GGACGCCGGCTGCGGGATGCTGCAGTGCCAGCGCGGCGGAGCCGAAGGCTCCTGCCCGGGGACCCTCCCGCCCGGGGACGAGGACGTCAGCGATGCCGCCATGGTGCTGCCCGGCACCGGCTGCGGCGCGGGGAAG GTTTGCCTCCAGCGCCGGTGCCAGAACGTCTCCGCGCTGGGCGACCAGCAGTGCCGGAGCAAGTGCCATGGGCGCGGG GTCTGCAACAACCGCGGGCACTGCCACTGCGAGCCGGGCTGGGCCCCCCCGACCTGCGAGACCCCCGGCGCGGGGGGCAGCCAGGACAGCGGCCCCGCCGCCACGGAGCGAG GGGGGAGCGGGCTGCTCACCGCGCTGGTGCTGAGCGCGCTGCTGGCGCTGGCGCTGGGGCTCTGCGGCGCGCGCCGCGCCGGGCTGCACAAGCACCTCTGCCAGCTCGGCAAGGGGACCTCGTGCCAGTACAG CGCTGAGACCCGGGTCCGATTCCTGGGTCCGGAAGCGGCGGCCGGCCGGAGCGG GATCTCGCAGCTGGAGCCCCGGCCAGGCCCCCccgcgcgcccccggcccccgcagcggGGTCAGGCCACGGAGCTGGGGGCCATGCCCAGCACCAAG ccccccggtcctgccaagccccccccaccgcagcGCCCGCTGCCTTCGGACCCCCCGGGCCCTTCGCTGCCCTGCAGTGagacccccccccggcacccctaCGTCACGGTGGTCCCGgccag gccggccccgccgccgcccgcgggcgCCCAACCGGAGGCCTGA
- the ADAM15 gene encoding disintegrin and metalloproteinase domain-containing protein 15 isoform X5, with protein sequence MAGRALLLAAGLLLAAGTGTPGTPGTPGTPGTPGTPGTPGTPGTGDSGRQRRAESGRSWRVTPRVLRDGRTLSLAEATQGGFPARLRVLLELEGTRLVLELEQNWDLVLGAGTLLYYLPDGTRVAREAREKEHCCYRGTARGFPGSWAGLCACAGLSGHLRLSGTRSYGLEPAAGSPPGRHVAYRLRRVRLAPRACGLDPPEPPRAEAEGTEPPGPQRGKRAAAEQPAAQRFVELVMVVDHAAFQNYRDLQRVRTRTLEIANQVDAFFQPLGVRVALVAVEVWSEGDRFAVGGSGRAALERFLRWRREELLPRLPHDNAQLLTGARFGDVAVGMAAQASMCSPARSGGVSMDHSVSVLVVASTVAHQLGHNLGMRHDAAGRFCRCDDLRHDRGCIMAAPTGLTPGLSFSNCSRQDLERSLRRGRSRCLADVPEPRRLAGGPTCGNRFVEPGEGCDCGLGVECADPCCNSSSCQLVPGAECAAGDACCHDCRLRRAGHPCREPVGECDLPEFCDGVSPRCPPDAFLQDGQPCGGGRAACYGGACASYEGQCQQLLGPGAGPVSSSCMAALNARGDERGHCGQLPNGSYVACAQRDAGCGMLQCQRGGAEGSCPGTLPPGDEDVSDAAMVLPGTGCGAGKVCLQRRCQNVSALGDQQCRSKCHGRGVCNNRGHCHCEPGWAPPTCETPGAGGSQDSGPAATERGGSGLLTALVLSALLALALGLCGARRAGLHKHLCQLGKGTSCQYSAETRVRFLGPEAAAGRSGISQLEPRPGPPARPRPPQRGQATELGAMPSTKPAALGSARPDPPSRPLPPDPAPKPPGPAKPPPPQRPLPSDPPGPSLPCSETPPRHPYVTVVPARPAPPPPAGAQPEA encoded by the exons ggggggttccctgcccggctgcgggtgctgctggagctggaggggacgcggctggtgctggagctggagcagaacTG GGACCTGGTGCTGGGCGCCGGGACGCTGCTCTACTACCTGCCCGACGGCACGCGGGTGGCACGGGAGGCCCGTGAGAAG GAGCACTGCTGCTACCGGGGGACGGCACGCGGCTTCCCCGGCTCCTGGGCCGGCCTCTGCGCCTGCGCCGGACTCAG CGGCCACCTCCGGCTGTCGGGGACCCGGAGCTACGGGCTGGAgccggccgccggcagccccccgggacgGCACGTCGCGTACCGGCTGCGGCGCGTCCGGCTGGCGCCGCGCGCCTGCGGGCTGGACCCCCCGGAGCCGCCCCGGGCCGAGGCGGAGGGGACGGAGCCCCCCGGGCCGCAGAGG ggcaagcgggcggcggcggagcagcCGGCGGCGCAGCGCTTCGTGGAGCTGGTGATGGTGGTGGACCACGCCGCG tTCCAGAATTACCGCGACCTGCAGCGCGTCCGCACCCGCACCCTGGAAATCGCCAACCAGGTGGACGCG ttcttccAGCCGCTGGGCGTGCGGGTGGCCTTGGTGGCGGTGGAGGTGTGGAGCGAGGGCGACCGGTTCGCGGTgggcggcagcggccgggccGCGCTGGAGCGGTTCCTGCGCTGGCGCCGGGAGGagctgctgccccggctgccCCACGACAACGCCCAGCTCCTGAC GGGCGCCCGCTTCGGCGACGTCGCGGTGGGGATGGCGGCTCAAGCCTCCATGTGTTCCCCGGCGCGCTCCGGCGGGGTCAGCATG GACCACTCCGTCAGCGTCCTCGTCGTCGCCTCCACCGTCGCCCATCAGCTGGGCCACAACCTGGGCATGCGCCACGATGCCGCCGGGCGCTTCTGCCGCTGCGACGACCTCCGGCACGACCGCGGCTGCATCATGGCGGCACCCACGGG GCTGACGCCCGGTTTGAGCTTCAGCAACTGCAGCCGGCAGGACCTGGAGCGCAGCCTGCGGCGCGGCCGGAGCCGCTGCCTCGCCGACGTCCCCGAGCCGCGGCGCCTGGCCGGCGGCCCCACCTGTGGGAACCGCTTCGTGGAGCCCGGCGAGGGCTGCGACTGCGGCCTCGGCGTG GAGTGCGCCGATCCCtgctgcaacagcagcagctgccagctcgTCCCCGGGGCCGAGTGCGCGGCGGGGGACGCCTGCTGCCACGACTGCCGG CTGCGCCGCGCCGGAcacccgtgccgggagcccgtgGGCGAGTGCGACCTGCCCGAGTTCTGCGACGGCGTctcgccgcgctgcccgcccgacGCCTTCCTGCAGGACGGGCAGCcctgcggcggcgggcgggcggcctgcTACGGCGGAGCCTGCGCCAGCTACGAGGGGCaatgccagcagctgctggggccag GCGCCGGCCCCGTCTCCAGCTCCTGCATGGCCGCCCTGAACGCGCGAGGGGACGAACGCGGGCACTGCGGGCAGCTCCCCAACGGCTCCTACGTCGCCTGCGCCCAGCG GGACGCCGGCTGCGGGATGCTGCAGTGCCAGCGCGGCGGAGCCGAAGGCTCCTGCCCGGGGACCCTCCCGCCCGGGGACGAGGACGTCAGCGATGCCGCCATGGTGCTGCCCGGCACCGGCTGCGGCGCGGGGAAG GTTTGCCTCCAGCGCCGGTGCCAGAACGTCTCCGCGCTGGGCGACCAGCAGTGCCGGAGCAAGTGCCATGGGCGCGGG GTCTGCAACAACCGCGGGCACTGCCACTGCGAGCCGGGCTGGGCCCCCCCGACCTGCGAGACCCCCGGCGCGGGGGGCAGCCAGGACAGCGGCCCCGCCGCCACGGAGCGAG GGGGGAGCGGGCTGCTCACCGCGCTGGTGCTGAGCGCGCTGCTGGCGCTGGCGCTGGGGCTCTGCGGCGCGCGCCGCGCCGGGCTGCACAAGCACCTCTGCCAGCTCGGCAAGGGGACCTCGTGCCAGTACAG CGCTGAGACCCGGGTCCGATTCCTGGGTCCGGAAGCGGCGGCCGGCCGGAGCGG GATCTCGCAGCTGGAGCCCCGGCCAGGCCCCCccgcgcgcccccggcccccgcagcggGGTCAGGCCACGGAGCTGGGGGCCATGCCCAGCACCAAG CCGGCTGCCCTCGGCTCGGCACGGCCCGACCCACCGTCCCGGCCGCTCCCCCCGGACCCTGCACCCAAG ccccccggtcctgccaagccccccccaccgcagcGCCCGCTGCCTTCGGACCCCCCGGGCCCTTCGCTGCCCTGCAGTGagacccccccccggcacccctaCGTCACGGTGGTCCCGgccag gccggccccgccgccgcccgcgggcgCCCAACCGGAGGCCTGA